In Clostridium swellfunianum, a genomic segment contains:
- a CDS encoding S8 family peptidase — protein sequence MLFQEVNWIRSNLNKFCPTLRNQALEWYRPFRFIPCFLQKYFKGARQRFKKLSVIVQMDSKQEFNTCLSSTAKVSGCKVNCELPLINSFSTKVNAKTLEKIIKNNSVKKVWYDGTVKTVLDVASKAVKATTVWNAEGVTGKGIGVAVIDTGVYLHDDLLGRIIGFKDFVGNKTSPYDDNGHGTHVAGDIASDGNLSNGLYKGTAPGANIIGVKVLNKSGSGSLSTVIQGVQWCIDNKNIYNIRVINMSLGSSATQPSNEDPVCAAVEKAWKNGIVVCVAAGNEGPEARTISSPGIDPIVITVGAMNDNNSLSPNDYKIAEFSSRGPTIDNLIKPDVICPGTNIISLRSPNSTLDKQNKSSRVGTGYISLSGTSMATPVCAGIVALMLEAKKSLTPLEVKNLLKSTSTPLPNLNENIQGKGLVDASKAVNHL from the coding sequence ATGTTGTTTCAAGAAGTAAACTGGATACGTTCAAATTTAAACAAATTTTGTCCAACCCTAAGAAATCAAGCGCTAGAGTGGTACAGGCCCTTTAGATTTATTCCCTGCTTCCTTCAAAAGTATTTTAAGGGAGCCCGTCAACGCTTTAAAAAACTCAGTGTTATAGTTCAAATGGATTCTAAACAGGAGTTTAATACTTGTTTAAGCTCTACTGCTAAAGTTTCTGGCTGCAAGGTAAATTGCGAGCTACCTTTAATTAATTCCTTCTCTACAAAGGTAAATGCAAAAACATTGGAAAAAATAATAAAAAATAATTCTGTTAAAAAAGTTTGGTATGATGGTACAGTAAAGACCGTTCTAGATGTAGCCTCTAAAGCTGTTAAGGCTACTACTGTATGGAACGCTGAAGGTGTCACAGGCAAAGGTATAGGCGTTGCAGTAATCGATACAGGAGTATATCTCCATGATGATCTTTTAGGCAGAATTATCGGATTCAAAGATTTCGTCGGCAATAAAACCTCTCCGTACGATGATAATGGACATGGTACCCATGTTGCTGGAGATATAGCTTCTGACGGAAATCTTTCCAACGGTCTTTATAAAGGTACTGCTCCTGGAGCTAATATCATAGGTGTAAAAGTACTAAATAAGTCTGGCTCCGGTTCACTTTCAACAGTTATTCAAGGGGTTCAATGGTGTATAGATAACAAGAACATTTATAACATTAGAGTAATAAACATGTCTTTAGGAAGCTCTGCAACACAGCCTTCAAATGAAGACCCTGTATGTGCAGCTGTAGAAAAAGCGTGGAAAAATGGCATAGTTGTTTGCGTTGCTGCCGGTAATGAAGGACCAGAGGCTAGAACAATATCTTCTCCTGGAATAGACCCTATAGTTATTACTGTAGGAGCTATGAATGACAACAATTCATTAAGCCCTAATGATTATAAAATTGCGGAGTTTTCAAGCCGCGGACCAACTATAGATAATCTTATAAAACCAGATGTTATATGCCCTGGTACAAATATAATTTCCCTGCGCTCACCTAACTCAACTTTAGACAAGCAAAACAAAAGTTCAAGAGTTGGCACTGGATATATATCACTTTCAGGAACCTCAATGGCTACTCCAGTTTGCGCTGGAATAGTTGCATTAATGCTTGAAGCTAAAAAATCACTAACTCCCCTAGAAGTGAAAAACCTATTAAAATCAACTTCCACTCCTCTTCCTAATCTAAACGAAAATATTCAAGGAAAAGGTTTAGTTGATGCAAGTAAAGCTGTAAATCATCTATAA
- a CDS encoding CsxC family protein, giving the protein MDYKEMNKGKYGYQSECKCNDKGHSKEKECKGAVIDSYTLSECSNTCPQNYPNYKVPVVLSEFTVQIDTESKIRLCEPAIDIKRIKKNVFLTQCRFIPGTCKVFISGYVRKNIEYSTMDCYNNSGICGDIKHTTVHVPFQCMTELKGMRNPQFEYNPPTEELFYLDDKCMGRNMKEVDMHSEEHFNEKVYCELVHASIYEADIVHECEKLGCMTNEIVFQSFIEKEVLYLTIKLLQNQQIYKEYHPKYPCYDDHGKDCL; this is encoded by the coding sequence ATGGATTACAAAGAAATGAACAAAGGAAAATATGGTTATCAAAGCGAGTGTAAATGTAATGACAAAGGACACAGTAAGGAAAAAGAATGCAAAGGAGCTGTTATTGATTCCTACACATTAAGTGAATGCTCCAATACCTGCCCACAGAACTATCCAAACTATAAGGTTCCAGTTGTTCTTTCAGAATTTACAGTACAAATTGACACAGAATCAAAGATTAGACTATGTGAACCAGCAATTGATATTAAAAGGATTAAAAAGAATGTATTTTTAACTCAGTGCAGATTTATTCCGGGAACCTGTAAGGTTTTTATCAGTGGCTACGTTAGAAAGAATATTGAGTACTCCACAATGGACTGCTACAACAACTCTGGAATTTGCGGAGACATAAAACACACAACTGTTCATGTGCCTTTCCAATGCATGACTGAGTTAAAGGGTATGAGAAACCCACAGTTTGAATACAATCCGCCAACTGAAGAATTGTTTTATTTAGATGACAAATGTATGGGCAGAAACATGAAGGAAGTTGACATGCACAGCGAAGAACACTTCAACGAAAAGGTGTACTGCGAGCTTGTTCATGCAAGCATTTATGAAGCAGATATCGTACATGAATGTGAAAAGCTTGGTTGCATGACAAATGAAATTGTATTCCAAAGCTTTATTGAAAAGGAAGTTCTTTATCTAACTATTAAGCTTCTTCAGAATCAACAGATTTACAAGGAGTATCATCCAAAATATCCATGCTATGATGACCATGGGAAAGACTGCTTATAA
- a CDS encoding ArsR/SmtB family transcription factor has translation MKLNYEEQAKVIKALSDPSRLKIIDILSCGERCACDILEHFDFTQPTLSHHMKVLGDCGLVNSRKEGQWNHYSLNMKNCNNLIIFLMNILTDTDDCICKDKLSCDCDKEEAKQ, from the coding sequence ATGAAACTGAACTACGAAGAGCAAGCTAAAGTTATTAAAGCACTATCAGACCCAAGCAGGCTGAAAATAATAGACATATTATCATGTGGAGAGAGATGTGCCTGTGACATATTGGAACACTTTGATTTTACGCAGCCAACACTTTCACATCATATGAAGGTTTTAGGTGATTGCGGTCTAGTTAATTCAAGAAAAGAAGGGCAGTGGAATCACTATTCCCTTAATATGAAGAACTGCAACAACCTCATAATATTTCTTATGAATATCCTTACGGATACTGATGATTGTATCTGCAAAGATAAATTAAGCTGTGATTGTGATAAGGAGGAAGCAAAACAATGA
- a CDS encoding arsenate reductase ArsC — translation MKPKVAFICVHNSCRSQMAEALGKLFASEVFESYSAGTELRPHINQDAVKIIKDLYKVDMNETQKSKLLNDIPDVDVVVKMGCNVSCPFLPSKHMEDWGLDDPSGRNDEEFIKTAKTIEEKIKDLARRIQNNEIDLTVKRDIR, via the coding sequence ATGAAACCAAAAGTAGCTTTTATATGTGTACACAACTCTTGCAGATCTCAAATGGCTGAAGCATTAGGAAAGCTATTTGCCTCAGAGGTTTTTGAGTCATATTCTGCAGGCACAGAGCTAAGGCCACATATAAATCAGGATGCAGTAAAAATTATTAAAGATTTATACAAAGTGGATATGAACGAAACACAAAAATCAAAGCTTTTAAATGATATTCCAGATGTAGACGTAGTTGTGAAGATGGGTTGTAATGTATCCTGTCCATTTCTTCCTTCAAAGCACATGGAGGATTGGGGCTTAGATGACCCATCAGGGAGAAATGATGAAGAGTTTATAAAAACTGCAAAGACAATAGAGGAAAAAATAAAGGACCTTGCAAGAAGAATCCAAAATAATGAAATTGATTTAACTGTAAAAAGAGATATTAGATAG
- the arsB gene encoding ACR3 family arsenite efflux transporter: MSAENKQEGKGLGVFERYLTIWVALCIVAGILIGQILPVIPKTLSKFEYYNVSIPVAILIWLMIYPMMLKIDFSSIVRATKKPKGLIVTCVTNWVIKPFTMYLIAAFFFKVVFKAFIPENLATDYLAGAVLLGAAPCTAMVFVWSYLTKGDAAYTLVQVAVNDLIILIAFTPIVAFLLGVSDVPLSYGTLILSTVLFVVIPLVSGFITRSTIIKNRGVDYFNNVFLKKFDHITIVGLLLTLVIIFSFQGDIILNNPLHILLIAIPLTIQTFFIFFLAYSWSRAWKLPHAIAAPAGMIGASNFFELAVAVAIALFGLKSGAALATVVGVLVEVPVMLTLVRIANRTRNWFPG; encoded by the coding sequence ATGTCAGCAGAAAATAAACAGGAAGGAAAAGGACTAGGGGTTTTTGAAAGATATCTTACAATATGGGTAGCGCTGTGTATAGTTGCAGGAATACTTATTGGTCAAATCCTGCCAGTCATTCCAAAGACACTTAGCAAGTTTGAGTATTATAATGTATCAATACCTGTTGCAATACTTATTTGGCTTATGATTTATCCAATGATGCTTAAGATAGATTTTTCCAGCATTGTTAGAGCAACAAAGAAGCCTAAGGGGTTAATAGTAACCTGTGTTACAAATTGGGTTATAAAGCCTTTTACAATGTATCTTATAGCAGCCTTCTTCTTTAAGGTTGTGTTTAAAGCTTTTATACCAGAAAACTTAGCAACAGACTATTTAGCAGGAGCAGTGCTTTTAGGAGCGGCGCCATGTACAGCAATGGTTTTTGTATGGAGCTATTTAACTAAAGGAGATGCAGCATATACTTTAGTTCAAGTTGCAGTAAATGATTTAATCATATTAATAGCATTTACGCCCATAGTAGCATTTTTGCTTGGAGTTAGTGATGTTCCTCTATCCTATGGCACGCTTATACTGTCAACTGTATTGTTTGTCGTAATACCTTTAGTCTCTGGTTTTATAACTAGGAGTACTATTATAAAAAACAGAGGTGTGGACTACTTTAATAATGTGTTCTTAAAGAAATTTGACCATATAACAATAGTGGGTTTATTACTAACTTTGGTTATTATATTCTCCTTCCAGGGGGATATAATACTTAATAATCCATTACACATTCTTTTAATAGCAATACCTTTAACAATACAAACCTTCTTTATATTCTTCCTGGCATATAGCTGGTCTAGAGCTTGGAAGCTTCCACATGCTATTGCTGCACCAGCTGGAATGATAGGTGCAAGCAATTTCTTTGAATTGGCTGTTGCTGTTGCCATAGCACTATTTGGACTAAAATCCGGAGCAGCTCTTGCTACTGTTGTTGGAGTGTTAGTAGAAGTTCCTGTAATGCTTACTTTAGTTAGGATAGCAAATAGAACAAGGAATTGGTTTCCAGGCTAG
- a CDS encoding cation transporter dimerization domain-containing protein has product MMIMLMAAAKDNLTDGFNREKLNDITQAIKKVSGVEKVKDIRVRVHGNNILVDVIVGISSDLTVAEGHTITEDMEKDLRKEFNITEVIVHVEPLIS; this is encoded by the coding sequence ATGATGATCATGCTTATGGCCGCTGCAAAAGATAATCTTACAGATGGGTTTAACCGTGAAAAGCTTAATGACATAACTCAGGCAATAAAAAAAGTTTCAGGTGTAGAAAAGGTAAAGGATATTAGGGTTCGCGTTCATGGAAACAATATTTTAGTTGATGTAATTGTAGGCATTAGTTCTGACTTAACTGTTGCAGAAGGTCATACCATTACAGAGGACATGGAAAAAGACTTAAGAAAAGAATTTAACATTACAGAAGTTATTGTACACGTTGAACCGCTAATCAGTTAA
- a CDS encoding cation transporter has protein sequence MEEIIWIIDIIASVAVFIGLKISRKPADDDHAYGRCKR, from the coding sequence ATGGAGGAAATAATATGGATAATAGATATAATTGCTTCTGTTGCAGTTTTTATCGGCTTAAAAATTTCAAGAAAGCCTGCTGATGATGATCATGCTTATGGCCGCTGCAAAAGATAA
- a CDS encoding CsxC family protein codes for MSKHKHRHNHEEDRGNPFSNLNMLSILMLILGYFGNQEPMYGFDDELQNIKHSKVSKKDAEESRNPGYTGEVLSKNSNSQDKAGYNEEYNYGLEKCIAEDNGCGAVVESEVVPEYPSKLILPEGDCNQVTITVPVVLTQFEVEFACEAVINLEQPATDIKRIKKNVFLGQCRLLPKVKKLFIGGIIRKSIEYGTEENIRHMTLEVPFKCATEVEYFTPPVISPECEQFEIETLRPDNMETDLSEKTYINRESFNENIYCKLVSSEIKELDILDEVEEEKEVPECERFFETLTEKMVVKLNIKLIQEQEIIIK; via the coding sequence TTGAGCAAGCATAAACACAGACACAATCATGAGGAGGATAGAGGAAACCCGTTTTCTAACCTAAATATGTTATCAATTTTGATGCTTATTTTAGGCTACTTTGGTAATCAAGAGCCTATGTATGGCTTTGATGATGAACTGCAAAATATTAAACATAGTAAGGTATCCAAAAAGGATGCTGAGGAATCAAGAAATCCTGGTTATACAGGGGAAGTACTTAGTAAAAATAGTAATTCACAGGATAAAGCAGGTTATAATGAAGAGTACAACTATGGTTTGGAAAAATGTATAGCAGAGGATAATGGCTGTGGTGCTGTTGTGGAGAGTGAGGTAGTTCCGGAGTATCCAAGTAAGCTTATATTGCCTGAGGGGGACTGTAATCAGGTAACAATTACTGTACCAGTTGTACTAACCCAATTCGAAGTTGAATTTGCATGTGAAGCAGTAATAAACCTAGAACAGCCTGCCACAGACATAAAACGAATTAAGAAAAATGTCTTTTTAGGTCAGTGCAGACTTTTGCCAAAGGTAAAAAAGTTATTTATAGGTGGGATAATTAGAAAAAGTATTGAATATGGAACAGAGGAGAATATAAGACATATGACGTTAGAGGTCCCATTTAAGTGTGCAACAGAAGTTGAATACTTTACTCCGCCTGTTATAAGTCCGGAGTGCGAGCAGTTTGAGATAGAAACTTTAAGGCCTGATAACATGGAAACAGACTTGTCAGAAAAAACGTATATAAATAGAGAAAGTTTTAACGAAAACATTTACTGCAAACTTGTTAGTTCTGAGATAAAAGAACTTGATATACTAGATGAAGTTGAAGAAGAGAAGGAAGTACCTGAATGTGAAAGGTTTTTCGAAACCTTAACTGAAAAAATGGTGGTGAAGCTTAATATTAAGCTTATACAAGAGCAGGAAATAATAATAAAATAA
- a CDS encoding ABC transporter substrate-binding protein gives MKRRFLATTLALALSATVLAGCGTKQNQQIEPAKNSGQLEKTMVLYSPNQPELTNKMVNMFKEKTGVEIQVITGGTGELLKRVQSEKDNPQGDVFWAGGAESLEAYKQYFEAYATAEAKNIPAEYQGKGNFWSGFAALPMVIVYNKEMVPADKVPQGWADLLNPEWKGKISFTDPNKSGSSYTQMLTMYAAMGGWDYVQKFVAQLDGKAESSSTHVVKKVSDKELPIGITLEDNAYRYMINGSKVDIVYPKEGTSAVPDGMALIKGAKNVNAAKKFLDFLQSKEAQEVVAKDLQRRPVRTDVASPSGLKPLKDIKMVNYDFDMAANKKADNLAKWKEFFIK, from the coding sequence ATGAAAAGAAGATTTTTAGCTACTACTCTTGCATTAGCTTTGAGTGCCACTGTTTTAGCAGGTTGTGGAACAAAGCAAAATCAACAAATAGAGCCTGCAAAAAACAGCGGACAATTAGAAAAAACTATGGTTCTCTATTCACCAAACCAACCAGAGTTAACTAATAAAATGGTTAATATGTTTAAGGAAAAGACTGGTGTTGAAATTCAAGTTATAACTGGTGGTACTGGAGAACTTTTAAAGAGAGTTCAATCAGAAAAAGATAACCCACAGGGAGATGTTTTTTGGGCAGGTGGAGCTGAGTCTCTAGAAGCTTACAAGCAGTATTTTGAAGCATATGCAACAGCAGAAGCAAAGAATATACCAGCAGAATACCAAGGAAAGGGAAACTTCTGGAGTGGATTTGCTGCACTTCCAATGGTTATAGTTTACAACAAAGAAATGGTTCCTGCAGATAAGGTTCCACAAGGATGGGCAGATTTACTAAATCCTGAGTGGAAAGGTAAAATATCCTTCACAGATCCTAATAAGTCAGGTTCTTCCTACACTCAAATGCTTACAATGTACGCAGCAATGGGTGGCTGGGACTACGTTCAAAAGTTTGTTGCTCAGCTAGATGGAAAAGCAGAGAGCAGTTCAACTCACGTTGTTAAAAAGGTATCCGACAAGGAACTTCCAATCGGAATAACTCTTGAGGATAATGCCTATAGATATATGATAAATGGTTCAAAGGTTGACATAGTTTATCCAAAGGAAGGAACTTCAGCAGTTCCAGATGGTATGGCCTTAATAAAGGGAGCAAAGAATGTTAATGCTGCTAAAAAGTTCTTAGATTTCCTACAAAGCAAAGAAGCTCAAGAGGTTGTTGCTAAGGATCTTCAAAGAAGACCAGTTAGAACAGATGTTGCTTCTCCATCAGGCTTAAAGCCACTTAAGGATATAAAGATGGTTAACTACGACTTTGATATGGCTGCTAACAAGAAGGCAGACAACTTAGCTAAGTGGAAAGAATTCTTTATAAAGTAA
- a CDS encoding ABC transporter ATP-binding protein yields the protein MSSSVSIKNVTKMFGEVKAVNNANIEIKKGEFFTLLGSSGCGKTTLLRTIAGFYNQEEGSIFFGEQKIDDVPAHKRNIGMVFQNYAIFPHMTVAENVAYGLKARNVSKNEIEKRVSAALDMVQLGHLKDRQPSDMSGGQQQRVALARAIVIEPGILLMDEPLSNLDAKLRLKMRNDIKKLQSRLGITTIYVTHDQQEALAVSDRIAVMDKGIIQQIGTPQEIYMYPANKFVANFIGTTNFITGEITKRDGKSYITISEKEIPLDLNSGYTGKVSYSIRPEGVFLVDDKADDVVEGKIINATFLGDFTSYEVELTSKQVIEVNEYSAQNVRVKSVGETVGVKLSPSKAVIFNESGEEVIS from the coding sequence ATGAGCAGTTCAGTAAGTATAAAGAACGTAACAAAAATGTTCGGCGAAGTAAAAGCTGTTAATAATGCGAATATAGAAATTAAAAAGGGTGAGTTTTTTACTCTGCTAGGTTCCTCAGGATGCGGAAAGACTACTCTACTTAGAACCATAGCAGGGTTTTATAATCAAGAAGAAGGAAGCATATTTTTTGGCGAGCAAAAAATTGATGATGTTCCTGCTCATAAAAGAAATATAGGTATGGTTTTTCAAAACTATGCTATATTCCCTCACATGACTGTTGCCGAAAATGTTGCCTATGGTCTTAAGGCTAGAAATGTGTCAAAGAACGAAATTGAAAAAAGAGTGTCTGCTGCACTTGATATGGTTCAGCTTGGACATTTGAAAGACAGGCAGCCTTCAGATATGAGTGGAGGTCAGCAGCAGAGAGTTGCTCTTGCTAGAGCTATAGTTATAGAACCAGGTATTCTTCTAATGGATGAGCCGTTATCAAACCTTGATGCAAAGCTTAGGCTTAAAATGAGAAATGACATTAAAAAACTGCAGTCAAGACTTGGAATAACTACAATATATGTTACACATGATCAGCAGGAAGCTCTCGCAGTTTCAGACAGAATAGCTGTTATGGACAAAGGGATTATACAGCAGATAGGAACTCCACAGGAGATATACATGTATCCGGCAAATAAGTTTGTTGCTAACTTTATTGGAACTACAAATTTTATTACCGGGGAAATAACAAAGAGAGATGGAAAGTCCTATATAACTATAAGTGAAAAGGAAATCCCATTAGATTTGAATAGTGGTTATACAGGAAAAGTAAGTTACTCCATAAGACCGGAGGGTGTATTTCTGGTAGACGACAAAGCTGATGATGTTGTTGAAGGAAAGATAATAAATGCTACTTTCCTTGGAGACTTTACAAGCTATGAAGTTGAGTTAACAAGTAAGCAGGTAATAGAAGTTAATGAGTATTCAGCTCAAAATGTTAGAGTTAAGAGTGTTGGTGAAACTGTAGGGGTAAAGCTTTCACCTTCGAAGGCTGTAATATTTAATGAAAGTGGTGAGGAGGTTATCTCCTAA